The region TACACTTCACTGGAGTAACCTTTATCCCTATAGCCACAGGAGTTGAATCGTGCAACAACGCAAACGCCTGAACGGGTCCCCCAGCAGGGTGCGCCCTCTCATGGCTGCGGTGATGTCCGTGGCCCTCGTTGTCGCCGGAGCGTTCGGCGGCAACCACATTGTCCAGGTCCAGTCAGCGGCACCGGCGCAGATGGACGTCTATAACGCCAGCGAGTCCTTCGCCAAGGGTGCGAATATCACCGTGGATGACGCAGCGGTGCGCACCCAGGGCGGGGAGACCGAGGAGCGTCGTGTGGTCAAGGAGTTCACCCGCGACCGCGAGTTCACGCTGTTTGGCCTGACGTGGAAGGGCGACCGCGACATCGTCGCCTACGTGCGTGCCCAGCGTGCCGACGGCAGCTGGACGGAGTGGTTCGAGATGGATCCGCTCGATGCAGCACCCGGCACCGACACGTTTGGCACCGAGCCGATCTTCGTGGAGCCGACGAAGCGTGTTCAGGTCTCCACGGGCAACGTCGATCTCCTGGAGAACGGCCGCAAGGACTCCACTGCACCGAATACGGCCACCGACATCCAGGCCGTATTTATCGACGGCGGCACCGGCACCGTCAACGGCAACATCAAACCAGTCGTGGACTCCTACACCTACGGCATGCCGAAGGTGATCACGCGCGCACAGTGGGGTGCGGGCAAGAACAGCAACCCGACGTACACCGCGCCGGTCACGGCCGCGACGGTCCACCACACCGCTGGTTCCAACAACTACACCGAGGCGCAGGCGCCGGGCATCGTCCGCGGCATCTGGAACTACCACACCTACACCCTGGGCTGGGGCGATGTGGGCTACAACGCCATGGTGGATAAGTACGGCAACATCTACGAGGGCCGCTACGGCGGACTCGACCGTGCGGTCCAAGGTGCGCACGTGGGTGGTTTCAACCAGAACACCTGGGGCGTGTCCGTGCTGGGCAACTACCAGACTGCGGTGCCGACGCGTGCGTCGCTGCAGGCGCTGGGCGACATCATCGGTTGGAAGGCTGCTGTCTCCGGGTTCGACCCGATGGGTTCGAGCTACCACTACGCTGACTTCGATTTCAAGGGCAGCAAGTACCGCGCCGGCCAGGGCGGGATGTTCCCGAACATCAACGCGCACCGGGACTTCCACTACAACGAGTGCCCAGGTCAGAACTTGTACAACCAGATGGGCACGGTGCGCACAATCGCGAACACGAAGTACCGCGCGCTGAAGAACTCTTCCGAGTTCACCCCACCGGGTGATTACACGGGTCCAGCCACCGACACCACGGTCGGCGACCTGCTCGACGCACTGGGCTCCGGGAAGAAGGAGTCAGGCACCGTCACGAACCCTGACGGCACCACGACCCAGGTGACCAACTCGGGCTCCTCCGACAACATTTCCCTGTCAGGTATTGCCTCGGGTGACGCGGTGGCGATCGCAGCGGCCGTCGGCACCTTGGCTGGCCTGATCTTCCTGTACGCGAAGGCGAACGACCTGCTGCCGGGAGGCATCCAGAACCTCGCAGGTGTGGAGATCGCTCCGGGGCTGACGCTGCAGCAGATCGCCCCGTACATCGAGCCGATGCTGAAGTTCGCTGGCCAGAACGACCTGG is a window of Corynebacterium pseudogenitalium DNA encoding:
- a CDS encoding N-acetylmuramoyl-L-alanine amidase → MAAVMSVALVVAGAFGGNHIVQVQSAAPAQMDVYNASESFAKGANITVDDAAVRTQGGETEERRVVKEFTRDREFTLFGLTWKGDRDIVAYVRAQRADGSWTEWFEMDPLDAAPGTDTFGTEPIFVEPTKRVQVSTGNVDLLENGRKDSTAPNTATDIQAVFIDGGTGTVNGNIKPVVDSYTYGMPKVITRAQWGAGKNSNPTYTAPVTAATVHHTAGSNNYTEAQAPGIVRGIWNYHTYTLGWGDVGYNAMVDKYGNIYEGRYGGLDRAVQGAHVGGFNQNTWGVSVLGNYQTAVPTRASLQALGDIIGWKAAVSGFDPMGSSYHYADFDFKGSKYRAGQGGMFPNINAHRDFHYNECPGQNLYNQMGTVRTIANTKYRALKNSSEFTPPGDYTGPATDTTVGDLLDALGSGKKESGTVTNPDGTTTQVTNSGSSDNISLSGIASGDAVAIAAAVGTLAGLIFLYAKANDLLPGGIQNLAGVEIAPGLTLQQIAPYIEPMLKFAGQNDLAAVWKQFEPTLGAVIGGVGGVGGNDFGFFQNGIAVRNAKGEAFTMFTKIANAWLQQGLDAGPLGLPVNSEHPIGDGLFRVDFQGGDITYNQHTNTINIGVH